The following coding sequences are from one Syngnathus acus chromosome 14, fSynAcu1.2, whole genome shotgun sequence window:
- the ssh2b gene encoding protein phosphatase Slingshot homolog 2b, protein MALVTVQRSPTPSATSSPCVSESGSGEDDRRSQPRSISESFLTVKGAALFLPRGNGSSSSCGSRFSQLRSKHAGDIQQHLQTMFTVLRPEDNIKLAVRLESVHALTRYMVVVSTNGRQDTEESLVLGVDFSPVDSSCSVGLVLPLWSDTMIHLDGDGGFSVSTDGRVHVFKPVSVQAMWSALQSLHKACEVARCHNYFPGSLFLTWVSYYQSRVSSDQSRINEWNAMRDLHSHRADSPVLFSETPTEREMTERQIKSSLREIMMQKDLENVTCKEIRTELEMHMTCNLREFKEYIDNEMIVILGQMDSPTQIFDHVFLGSEWNASNLEELQSSGVHYILNVTREIDNFFPGVFEYHNIRVYDEEATDLLAYWNDTFKFITRAKKSDTKCLVHCKMGVSRSAATVIAYAMKEYGWDLRKAFDHVKERRAVTKPNPSFMRQLEEYQGILLASKQRHNKLWRSHSDSDLSEHHEPLCTAFTQAHSPGRSDDQAATPPGLSVKELLESSGTGPAVRGARRPVVPSRPFSSPPCDGVAAPDGPASSSFSNGLREPKEEERHPTVSLLPTAAAVVPELPRADAVTVAQSIALGQAHPPATLHHLPASPDTPPPLSVSPPEPETSQRCGGSAPPSPVWKSDCSIPDASAGGAPAAGDTLTCALFGHSDHINFFSAREKFKWMARDDGGTPRHSPPPADGLAGDESRKKMATPMQVIGSDPAMQSDWSKLGQSETGGQEVRKSKLGVEVGDVCCPSPKQEVKGGQEEEDDDDDDDDDDDDARLYRNWTRGSVRRVTRQLERRMKRECRADCRSTSPSSSPPSHSGGPSLSQQLAASQAIAAPGGKRAAGNGDGDWLSTVSILCPETTSGPGWGGVILRETWETLCQLGAFLQQVSVGVARANRKRGGAQKRVREAQARIRRAGLTPPSLMKRSASLAKLGCLELLADDLTEWELSHAATDSDAAPPAGPSAELPSHAGAEDLKKQRVHHAFSSAQQMPGAPSEADSPHRPRHSLSSPPLFTSRQQYGRSHPVRRLTKSTLGTLYHTM, encoded by the exons ATGGCGCTGGTGACCGTACAGCGTTCCCCGACCCCCAGCGCCACCTCCAGCCCCTGCGTGTCG GAGTCTGGCAGCGGGGAGGATGATCGACGCTCTCAACCTCGCAG CATCAGTGAAAGTTTCCTGACCGTGAAAGGGGCGGCGCTTTTCTTGCCTCGGGGAAATGGCTCCTCGTCCTCTTGCGGATCCCGCTTCTCGCAGCTGCGTAGCAAACATGCAG GAGACATCCAGCAGCATCTCCAGACCATGTTTACGGTCCTCAGACCAGAGGACAACATCAAACTG GCGGTGCGACTGGAGAGCGTTCATGCTCTGACGCGCTACATGGTGGTGGTGTCCACCAATGGGCGGCAGGACACAGAGGAGAGCCTGGTCCTCGGGGTGGACTTCAGTCCCGTGGATAG CTCGTGTTCCGTGGGCTTGGTTCTTCCCCTGTGGAGCGACACCATGATCCATCTGGACGGAGACGG AGGCTTCAGCGTGTCCACCGACGGCAGAGTGCACGTGTTCAAGCCCGTTTCCGTGCAGGCCATGTG GTCGGCGCTTCAGTCGCTGCACAAAGCCTGCGAGGTGGCACGCTGCCACAACTACTTTCCGGGAAGCTTGTTCCTCACCTGGGTCAGTTACTACCAGAGCCGCGTCTCGTCCGACCAGTCCCGCATCAATGAATGGAACGCCATGCGGGACCTGCACTCGCACCGCGCAGACTCCCCCGTCCTCTTCTCCGAAAC GCCCACCGAACGCGAAATGACAGAGCGCCAGATCAAGAGCAGTTTGAGGGAGATCATGATGCAGAAAGACCTGGAGAACGTCACCTGTAAGGAG ATCCGCACGGAGCTGGAAATGCACATGACGTGCAACCTGCGCGAGTTCAAGGAGTACATCGACAACGAGATGATCGTCATTCTGGGGCAGATGGACAGTCCCACGCAGATCTTTGACCACGTCTTCTTG ggCTCTGAGTGGAACGCGTCCAATTTGGAGGAGTTGCAGAGCAGCGG AGTCCACTACATCCTGAATGTGACGCGGGAGATCGACAACTTCTTCCCGGGTGTCTTCGAGTACCACAACATCCGCGTGTATGACGAGGAAGCCACCGATTTGTTGGCCTACTGGAacgacaccttcaagttcatCACCAGGGCCAA GAAGTCTGACACCAAGTGCCTGGTGCACTGCAAGATGGGAGTCAGTCGCTCGGCGGCCACAGTCATCGCCTACGCCATGAAAGAGTACGGCTGGGATCTAAGGAAGGCCTTCGACCACGTCAAGGAGCGCCGAGCCGTCACCAAACCCAACCCGTCCTTCATGAGGCAGCTGGAGGAGTACCAGGGCATCCTTCTGGCCAG CAAGCAGCGCCACAACAAGCTTTGGCGTTCCCACTCTGACAGCGACCTGTCCGAGCACCACGAGCCTTTGTGCACAGCCTTCACCCAAGCGCACAGCCCGGGCCGCTCGGACGACCAGGCCGCCACTCCTCCCGGACTCTCCGTCAAAGAACTGCTAGAGTCGTCGGGGACCGGCCCGGCGGTGCGAGGCGCCCGCCGGCCCGTCGTGCCGTCTCGTCCGTTCAGCTCGCCGCCGTGCGATGGCGTGGCGGCGCCTGACGGGCCTGCGTCATCATCGTTCTCCAACGGTCTACGTGAGCCCAAAGAAGAGGAGCGGCATCCGACCGTGTCACTCCTGCCGACAGCTGCCGCTGTGGTCCCTGAGCTGCCCCGCGCAGACGCCGTGACGGTGGCGCAGAGTATCGCGCTGGGGCAAGCCCACCCGCCCGCGACCCTGCACCACTTGCCGGCCTCCCCCGACACGCCACCCCCGCTGTCCGTCTCGCCGCCTGAACCGGAGACCTCACAGCGGTGCGGTGGCTCCGCTCCACCGTCGCCTGTCTGGAAATCGGATTGCTCTATCCCCGACGCTTCAGCTGGTGGTGCCCCCGCCGCTGGAGACACCCTCACCTGCGCCTTGTTTGGGCACAGCGACCACATTAACTTCTTCAGTGCCAGGGAGAAGTTCAAATGGATGGCGAGAGACGATGGCGGCACGCCGCGACATTCCCCACCGCCTGCCGACGGCCTGGCAGGAGATGAGTCCAGAAAAAAG ATGGCGACTCCCATGCAGGTCATCGGATCAGATCCGGCCATGCAGTCGGATTGGTCCAAGCTAGGCCAATCGGAGACCGGGGGCCAGGAAGTCAGGAAGTCCAAGCTGGGAGTGGAGGTCGGAGATGTTTGTTGTCCGAGCCCGAAGCAGGAAGTGAAGGGCggacaggaggaggaggacgatgacgacgacgacgacgacgacgacgatgacgcTCGGCTCTACAGGAATTGGACGCGAGGTTCGGTCCGCCGCGTGACACGACAGCTGGAGCGTCGGATGAAGCGAGAATGCCGCGCAGATTGTCGTAGCACCTCGCCCTCCTCGTCCCCGCCCTCACACTCAGGAggcccctccctctctcagCAACTCGCTGCCTCACAGGCAATCGCAGCCCCCGGAGGCAAACGCGCCGCGGGGAACGGTGACGGCGACTGGCTGTCCACCGTCAGCATCCTGTGTCCGGAGACCACGTCGGGACCGGGCTGGGGTGGCGTCATCTTGAGGGAGACTTGGGAAACTTTATGCCAGCTCGGCGCCTTCTTGCAACAGGTGAGCGTAGGCGTGGCTCGAGCCAATCGGAAGCGAGGAGGCGCGCAGAAGCGCGTCCGCGAGGCGCAGGCTCGCATCCGCCGGGCCGGCCTCACGCCGCCCTCGCTGATGAAGCGCTCGGCCTCGTTAGCCAAGTTGGGCTGCTTGGAGCTGCTCGCCGACGACCTCACCGAGTGGGAGCTGAGCCACGCCGCCACCGACTCGGACGCCGCGCCGCCGGCAGGCCCCTCCGCGGAGCTGCCCTCGCACGCAGGTGCCGAGGATCTGAAAAAGCAGCGCGTCCACCACGCTTTCTCCTCAGCCCAACAAATGCCCGGTGCCCCATCCGAGGCGGACAGCCCGCACCGGCCTCGACATTCCTTGTCCAGCCCGCCGCTCTTCACCTCCAGGCAGCAGTACGGAAGAAGTCACCCTGTCCGACGCCTCACGAAAAGCACACTCGGCACGCTCTACCACACCATGTAG